One genomic window of Gossypium hirsutum isolate 1008001.06 chromosome D11, Gossypium_hirsutum_v2.1, whole genome shotgun sequence includes the following:
- the LOC107926836 gene encoding peptide-N(4)-(N-acetyl-beta-glucosaminyl)asparagine amidase produces the protein MVVRTFLVRHDDSTFTVDYDTDDGFEVFQFQLFSLTSIPPDEQKIVGEDNDRIVSDDSDLAALSEKLQLISITSDEARKPEKQEETTSSTAGAGNFDAGTSVMSDEELARMLQAEEEALLLQQYVAGDNDAQFEEKVRPYISKVLLYEDPVRQEVARKTVPLDNLEEKALVSLAKEGNFKPSKVEEDHAFLLQLLFWFKRSFSWVNAPPCDGCGNETTAQGMGNALPSEIQYGATRVELYRCNSCSRVTRFPRYNDPLKLVETRKGRCGEWANCFTLYCRAFGYKSRLVLDFTDHVWTECYSEALGRWMHLDPCEAIYDRPLLYEKGWGKKLNYVIAIAKDGVYDVTKRYTRKWNEVLSRRTITTESSVVSVLTSITKECRRNCTSQVLSILEEHDNIEREALERDLRSTDDAPISLPGRQSGDKQWRIARSEFGTDSLSSSSCTVRICCDEHVTKIYNAFSSILHKFVEDSLTASKGVEVLKILRATVVDLKKLSYKKRRASLKPNSIVGTSLVHQLLPSFKELLNALTLKSELDSNGILSVCLAGNPVQTALALPVALHALDELISDLSKCDNFSKGSLSFPLLRLNRICSGAVLASGEELPFGIATAAFDGTRMSKWEEHNGAKGCWIMYKLSANMQELVAYELMSANDAPERDPMDWVVEGSNDGGSSWHVLDERRSEMFDKRFQRKTYNVKSAGFLSNMFRFRFLAVRDVKSTSRLQVGSIDLYAKQNLQFSLLN, from the exons atggtaGTTCGCACGTTCCTGGTTCGCCACGACGACTCGACGTTTACAGTCGATTACGACACCGACGACGGTTTTGAA GTATTTCAATTTCAGCTCTTCTCTCTCACTTCAATTCCTCCCGATGAGCAGAAG ATCGTCGGGGAAGATAATGACCGAATCGTATCAGATGATTCCGATCTGGCCGCCCTTTCGGAGAAGCTTCAATTGATATCGATCACTTCTGATGAGGCGAGAAAACCGGAGAAACAAGAAGAAACGACGAGTAGCACTGCTGGCGCCGGGAACTTTGATGCTGGGACCAGCGTTATGTCCGATGAGGAATTAGCGCGAATGTTGCAG GCAGAGGAAGAAGCACTTTTGCTTCAACAATATGTAGCAGGTGACAATGATGCGCAATTTGAAGAAAAAGTTCGGCCCTATATTAGCAAAGTTCTCTTG TATGAGGATCCTGTGCGCCAGGAAGTAGCTCGGAAGACAGTTCCTTTAGATAATCTTGAGGAGAAAGCATTGGTTTCTTTGGCCAAG GAGGGGAACTTTAAACCATCAAAAGTTGAAGAAGATCATGCTTTCCTGCTCCAGCTGCTTTTTTGGTTCAAAAGATCTTTCAG CTGGGTTAATGCACCTCCTTGTGATGGATGTGGCAATGAAACCACGGCTCAAGGGATGGGCAATGCACTCCCTTCAGAAATTCAATATGGGGCAACTAGAGTTGAACTTTATCG TTGCAATTCTTGTTCAAGAGTTACTCGGTTCCCACGCTACAATGATCCACTGAAG CTTGTAGAAACAAGGAAGGGGCGTTGTGGAGAGTGGGCTAATTGCTTCACATTGTATTGTCGTGCTTTTGGTTATAAATCTCGTCTG GTCCTGGATTTTACAGACCATGTTTGGACAGAGTGCTATTCAGAAGCTCTAGGAAG GTGGATGCATCTTGATCCTTGTGAAGCAATATATGACAGACCACTATTATATGAAAAAGG GTGgggaaagaaattaaattatgtaattgctATTGCAAAAGATGGAGTTTATGACGTCACTAAACGTTATACACGGAAGTGGAATGAg GTTTTGTCCCGACGAACCATTACCACAGAGTCCTCTGTGGTGTCTGTTCTCACTTCAATTACCAAAGAATGCAGAAGGAACTGTACATCTCAAGTTCTTTCGATTCTTGAAGAACATGACAACATTGAAAGGGAAGCTCTAGAGAGAGATTTACGTTCTACTGATGATGCTCCAATCTCCTTACCTGGGAGGCAAAGTGGGGATAAACAATGGCGCATTGCAAGATCAGAATTTGGGACTGACTCTCTGAGTTCATCTTCTTGTACAGTTCGCATATGCTGTGATGAGCATGTTACGAAAATATACAATGCATTTTCTTCTATCCTTCATAAGTTTGTTGAGGATTCCTTAACTGCATCAAAAGGTGTTGAAGTTCTCAAGATTCTTAGAGCAACTGTTGTAGATCTCAAGAAATTATCGTATAAAAAAAGGAGAGCTTCTTTAAAGCCCAACTCTATTGTTGGAACATCTTTGGTGCATCAGTTGCTGCCCTCTTTTAAAGAGTTGCTTAATGCTCTTACACTGAAGAGTGAACTGGATAGCAATGGCATTCTCAGTGTATGCTTAGCTGGTAATCCTGTTCAAACTGCCTTGGCGTTGCCTGTTGCCTTGCATGCTTTGGATGAACTGATCAGTGATCTTAGCAAATGTGACAACTTTAGTAAAGGCTCACTATCCTTTCCTCTTCTAAGATTGAATAGAATATGTTCTGGAGCAGTCCTTGCGAGCGGTGAGGAGCTTCCTTTTGGGATT GCCACAGCAGCATTTGATGGAACTCGCATGTCTAAATGGGAGGAACATAATGGTGCTAAAG GTTGTTGGATTATGTACAAACTATCAGCGAATATGCAGGAACTTGTTGCATATGAGTTAATGTCTGCCAATGATGCACCTGAACGAGATCCAATGGATTG GGTGGTTGAGGGAAGTAATGATGGAGGATCGAGCTGGCATGTTTTGGATGAACGAAGGTCCGAGATGTTTGATAAACGTTTTCAACGCAAAACGTATAATGTCAAATCTGCAGGTTTCTTATCAAATATGTTCAG ATTTCGGTTCTTGGCGGTAAGAGATGTTAAATCAACGTCACGGCTGCAAGTAGGTAGTATTGACCTCTATGCTAAGCAAAATTTACAATTCTCATTACTTAATTGA